One genomic segment of Helianthus annuus cultivar XRQ/B chromosome 14, HanXRQr2.0-SUNRISE, whole genome shotgun sequence includes these proteins:
- the LOC110906847 gene encoding uncharacterized protein LOC110906847 encodes MARSPSRQRIVAIGAFYVSYVTIRWWMLCTYHLRRSIESMSLRTKYLMSYHNRRENLVRMVYQSDVTSVVNIRMNIHAFTTLCDMLETRGGLKDSKNMLVDEQVAMFLHTLAHNAKNRILVNRFNRSGETVSRYFKLVLNAICRLHKELYKSPVPVPDNETDERWKWFKGCLGALDGTYIKVKVPAIDRKPYRTRKGQICTNVLGVCTRDLLFTYVLAGWEGSAADSRVLRDAISRPNGLKITPGTYYLCDAGYTNGEGFLTPYRGQRYHLNDWSRPPTNAKEFFKAVDLGEEDVVQETQKSSPVDIEDFDFFDEAVPNVDRSEGQTGSVTSKRKRGRRMDADEIYRESCKDIKEVLLRFGEMVGEQLSKEGMEAREIYEKVSDELKGLPGITTKKRLKAAHLIGKDVDLGRSFLALTIEEKIEMVELYTDGSMG; translated from the exons ATGGCAAGATCACCTTCCAGACAAAGAATAGTTGCCATAGGTGCATTTTATGTCAGTTATGTTACGATTCGTTGGTGGATGTTGTGTACTTATCATTTGCGTCGGTCGATTGAGTCAATGAGTTTACGTACAAAATATTTAATGAGTTACCATAATAGGCGTGAAAACCTGGTGAGGATGGTTTATCAAAGTGATGTTACGAGTGTTGTTAACATAAGAATGAATATACATGCATTTACAACACTTTGTGATATGCTAGAAACTAGAGGGGGACTAAAGGATAGTAAAAACATGCTAGTGGATGAGCAAGTTGCTATGTTTTTACATACCCTTGCTCATAATGCAAAGAATAGGATACTAGTCAACAGATTTAATCGGTCCGGGGAAACTGTAAGTCGGTATTTCAAGTTAGTCTTAAATGCTATATGTCGATTACACAAAGAACTCTACAAGTCACCCGTGCCAGTGCCAGATAATGAAACTGATGAAAGATGGAAATGGTTTAAG GGTTGCTTAGGAGCATTAGATGGAACATACATTAAAGTTAAAGTCCCTGCTATTGATAGAAAACCTTATCGGACAAGAAAAGGGCAGATTTGTACTAACGTACTCGGAGTATGTACGAGAGACCTTTTATTTACGTATGTCTTAGCGGGATGGGAGGGTTCTGCAGCTGATAGTAGAGTTTTGCGTGATGCAATCAGTAGACCCAATGGTCTTAAAATAACTCCAG GAACATACTACCTTTGTGATGCCGGTTATACAAATGGTGAAGGATTTTTAACTCCATATCGAGGTCAACGTTATCATCTTAACGATTGGTCTCGTCCTCCTACGAATGCTAAGGAGTTCTT TAAAGCAGTTGACCTTGGAGAAGAAGATGTTGTTCAAGAGACGCAAAAAAGCTCACCTGTTGATATTGAAGACTTTGATTTTTTTGATGAAGCCGTTCCAAATGTTGATAGATCTGAAGGACAAACAGGAAGTGTAACAAGCAAGCGCAAAAGAGGTAGAAGAATGGATGCAGATGAGATATATCGAGAGTCTTGCAAAGATATCAAGGAAGTTTTGCTTCGATTTGGGGAGATGGTGGGTGAACAACTTAGCAAAGAAGGTATGGAGGCTCGTGAAATCTATGAAAAGGTTAGTGATGAGTTGAAAGGTTTACCAGGTATCACTACGAAAAAACGGCTCAAAGCAGCTCATTTGATTGGTAAAGATGTGGATCTAGGACGTTCTTTTCTTGCGTTGACAATAGAAGAGAAAATTGAGATGGTCGAGTTGTATACCGATGGTTCAATGGGATAG